The following coding sequences lie in one Rutidosis leptorrhynchoides isolate AG116_Rl617_1_P2 chromosome 4, CSIRO_AGI_Rlap_v1, whole genome shotgun sequence genomic window:
- the LOC139842640 gene encoding uncharacterized protein gives MGAYAEELHREANEGPSERPARAPLMYLHRDREGAGSNLWRDYFCETPTFPPHKFKRHFRMRSQIFLRIIQGISECSLDPLPAHFDFFKQRPDTTGRQGFNIYQMCTSALRQLAYGTTGDMFDEYLHMSEQTSLMCLYKFCLCVTDLYQQKYLRNPTAHDIQRLYEHHEKHGFKGMLGSIDCMHWE, from the coding sequence ATGGGTGCGTACGCCGAAGAGCTACATCGAGAAGCTAATGAAGGCCCAAGTGAAAGGCCCGCAAGAGCACCCCTTATGTATCTTCATAGAGATCGTGAAGGAGCTGGAAGTAATCTATGGAGAGACTATTTTTGTGAAACTCCTACGTTTCCTCCTCACAAATTTAAGAGACATTTTCGAATGCGCTCGCAAATATTCCTACGTATCATACAAGGTATATCCGAATGCTCTCTTGATCCTTTGCCCGCGCACTTTGATTTTTTTAAACAAAGACCGGACACTACTGGTCGCCAAGGTTTTAATATATATCAAATGTGCACATCTGCGTTACGCCAATTGGCATATGGTACAACGGGGGATATGTTTGATGAATATTTGCATATGAGTGAGCAAACATCATTAATGTGTTTATACAAATTTTGTTTGTGTGTTACTGATTTGTACCAACAAAAATATCTACGGAACCCAACTGCTCATGATATTCAACGATTATATGAACATCACGAAAAACATGGTTTTAAAGGAATGCTTGGAAGCATCGATTGCATGCATTGGGAATGA